Proteins found in one Micromonospora sp. WMMD1082 genomic segment:
- a CDS encoding peptidoglycan-binding domain-containing protein — protein sequence MDIISRAEWGARPPEGRDVTTWSRRTVFMGHYSAASATQTPRQIQDFHMRERGWADIGYNFLISSTSGAIFEGRGWLTIGAHCAGHNTPAIGVCVIGADKPGVQDVSDAARRSFKWLYEEANRRKGSKLTLLGHKDRGNTACPGDEIYSWLKAGLPIIGQPAPAPKPPTGSKPAPGTPIAFPLPGGWYFGPASGPDYSVSGKYERYFRGRTDRAWLKEWATQLGRRGWNIGKDRRWLSGHGNDGIYGPEYRALTLAFQRDQRLRQDGLIGINTWTAAYRNPVT from the coding sequence GTGGACATCATCAGCCGCGCCGAATGGGGCGCCCGACCACCCGAAGGCCGCGACGTCACCACCTGGTCGAGGCGGACCGTCTTCATGGGCCACTACTCGGCCGCCAGCGCTACCCAAACCCCGCGTCAGATCCAGGACTTCCACATGCGGGAACGGGGCTGGGCCGATATCGGCTACAACTTCCTCATCTCGTCGACCAGCGGCGCGATCTTCGAGGGCCGAGGCTGGTTGACGATCGGCGCGCACTGCGCCGGCCACAACACCCCGGCCATCGGCGTCTGCGTCATCGGTGCCGACAAGCCCGGCGTGCAGGACGTCTCCGACGCCGCGCGCCGCTCCTTCAAGTGGCTCTACGAAGAGGCCAACCGGCGCAAGGGCAGCAAGCTGACCCTTCTCGGCCACAAAGACCGCGGCAACACCGCCTGCCCCGGCGACGAGATCTACTCGTGGCTCAAGGCGGGTCTACCAATCATCGGGCAGCCCGCGCCGGCACCGAAGCCCCCCACCGGCAGCAAGCCCGCACCCGGCACCCCCATCGCCTTCCCGTTGCCGGGCGGCTGGTACTTCGGCCCCGCGTCCGGCCCGGACTATTCGGTGTCCGGCAAGTACGAGCGCTACTTCCGGGGCCGCACCGACCGGGCCTGGCTCAAGGAGTGGGCCACCCAGCTCGGCAGGCGAGGCTGGAACATCGGCAAGGACCGCCGGTGGCTGTCCGGGCACGGCAACGACGGCATCTACGGTCCCGAGTACCGTGCCTTGACCCTGGCGTTTCAGCGTGACCAGCGTCTCCGCCAGGACGGGCTGATCGGCATCAACACGTGGACCGCCGCCTACCGCAACCCGGTCACCTGA
- a CDS encoding carbohydrate binding domain-containing protein, translating into MFGMYNYGSAVSMRPGDRYAVTVGRASSGQLSVASTVPVPVDRLGTVDALPSLRGVQLRKTVREGAVPSVETVNDLPAIVMYTGLPLPGDADRRSHVYLAQAIGTVSGRFFGGDLMQRIVDDTAGTYVWVRFYARHLPGTREPLHLYQADPADPWVSLGARATISVGEFETLPEVADGWREVTLRLDPPLETAGGGGVMWWTMASSAEDDAPWQVLGADAEPGSGGPSTISDATYGGAEAYATIDNADDRSADLTLMLVREMDEVAGLVVQSAVQPLTVVDDQCDRPAGGVPTGIHYHRLAWDAVNSEVVAGWGAYEVQRQDDTMDDEAWETVALVTAPNVTAVDDYEARVGVESRYRIRMMHRIGVPGPWSAPVAATIPAPGVTGTRVDVGALILTSNHHPAGNLAYVTNQDRNAGEEFTFPEARDVELRAMYGRDYRAAFRPLERGGVEFTRTVLVNAVAVPAQTLDRGFRSLRDLAWDQVPYVCVRDELDNRWLATLLVPSGSVRRKRQRGQMQLAQVTIVEAADIPAPVDGGPPPCEGLRPEGHTTQVYAAADTPASVGWSPLAVDDQFDREVPTGGFGSTNRPGDPWVVVSGPPEDLWVTGGVGVIQLAEPLNANPYFEKDVAGWEPSGGTFVRSTEHAHEGVASGLLTPSGEDDFVFVECEPGPETVPGATWRIAAWVRCDVSRDVVLSLYWFDGEGDLLDLDESDPVTVPANTWVQLVFSWTAPEDTVQVAGDVYLPGEAPPSHRLFIDEAGIGPEPVDRQVVTGPPVRDVEVLARLRITRPPGGEPINAYLHGRHLDEANGYMARLAFAPDGTVGVGLEMLHEGESIVLAELETAYDWQWVEVPVVVGDWYWFRMQVRGQVVRAAAWKDEPGSYWPGWTVQEVEVTLPAAGLAGVGAGLSPGNGNIDGRVEVDSVQVRKPMPDVDLRVEIRPTGDLWEVRIEHFSDTNPEFLGSGWNVRWSDVEACFEVFDYDVFYECVPAEQLGVVRNQRRWLRAAYELDAGDGQARVTFYTSLDGVTWGSGFAVDGFPEPLDLDAGFIEVSARGDITVSRVEVRNGVDGPLIVGPDFEAQPKGTKVFLDVAGATWEVEGVGICGA; encoded by the coding sequence ATGTTCGGGATGTACAACTACGGGTCCGCGGTGTCCATGCGGCCGGGCGACCGGTACGCGGTGACGGTTGGTCGGGCGAGCTCCGGGCAGTTGTCCGTGGCGTCGACGGTGCCCGTGCCGGTTGACCGGCTGGGTACGGTCGACGCGCTGCCCAGCCTGCGGGGGGTGCAGCTCCGCAAGACGGTCCGCGAGGGTGCCGTGCCGAGCGTGGAGACGGTCAACGACCTGCCGGCGATCGTCATGTACACGGGGTTGCCGCTGCCGGGCGACGCCGACAGGCGTTCCCACGTCTACCTCGCGCAGGCGATCGGCACGGTGTCCGGGCGGTTCTTCGGCGGCGACCTGATGCAGCGGATCGTCGATGACACGGCCGGCACGTACGTGTGGGTGCGGTTCTACGCGCGGCACCTGCCCGGCACCCGGGAGCCGCTGCACCTGTACCAGGCCGATCCGGCGGACCCGTGGGTGAGCCTCGGCGCCAGAGCGACGATCAGCGTTGGCGAGTTCGAGACGTTGCCGGAGGTCGCCGACGGGTGGCGGGAGGTCACCCTGCGGCTGGATCCGCCGCTGGAGACAGCCGGCGGCGGTGGGGTGATGTGGTGGACGATGGCCAGCTCTGCGGAGGATGATGCGCCGTGGCAGGTCCTCGGCGCGGACGCCGAACCGGGCAGCGGGGGGCCGAGCACGATCAGCGACGCGACGTACGGCGGGGCGGAAGCATACGCCACTATCGACAACGCTGACGACCGGTCGGCGGATCTGACCCTGATGCTGGTCCGGGAGATGGACGAGGTTGCTGGCCTGGTCGTGCAGTCGGCTGTGCAGCCGCTGACGGTCGTCGACGATCAGTGCGACCGCCCGGCGGGCGGAGTCCCGACCGGCATCCACTATCACCGACTGGCGTGGGATGCCGTCAACAGCGAGGTCGTGGCCGGGTGGGGCGCGTACGAGGTGCAGCGCCAGGACGACACGATGGACGACGAGGCGTGGGAGACGGTCGCGCTGGTCACCGCGCCGAACGTCACCGCCGTCGACGACTACGAGGCGCGGGTCGGTGTCGAGTCGCGGTACCGGATTCGGATGATGCACCGCATCGGGGTGCCCGGGCCCTGGTCGGCGCCGGTCGCGGCGACGATCCCCGCGCCGGGGGTGACCGGCACCCGCGTGGATGTCGGTGCGCTGATCCTGACGAGCAACCACCACCCGGCCGGCAACCTGGCGTACGTCACGAACCAGGACCGCAACGCGGGTGAGGAGTTCACGTTCCCGGAGGCCCGGGACGTCGAGTTGCGGGCGATGTACGGCCGCGACTACCGGGCGGCGTTCCGCCCGCTGGAACGCGGCGGCGTGGAGTTCACTCGGACCGTGCTGGTCAACGCGGTCGCGGTGCCGGCGCAGACCCTCGACCGGGGATTCCGCAGCCTGCGGGATCTGGCCTGGGACCAGGTGCCGTACGTGTGCGTGCGGGACGAGCTGGACAACCGGTGGCTGGCGACGCTGTTGGTGCCGTCCGGGTCGGTGCGGCGCAAGCGGCAGCGCGGGCAGATGCAGCTGGCGCAGGTGACGATCGTGGAGGCGGCGGACATTCCCGCGCCGGTCGACGGTGGACCGCCGCCATGTGAAGGGCTGCGCCCAGAGGGCCACACGACCCAGGTGTACGCGGCGGCGGACACTCCGGCCAGCGTCGGCTGGAGTCCGCTGGCTGTGGACGACCAGTTCGATCGGGAAGTGCCGACCGGCGGGTTCGGGTCGACTAACAGGCCGGGGGACCCGTGGGTGGTGGTGTCCGGGCCGCCGGAGGACCTGTGGGTGACTGGCGGCGTCGGGGTGATCCAGCTGGCTGAGCCGCTGAACGCGAACCCGTACTTCGAGAAAGACGTGGCCGGTTGGGAGCCGAGCGGTGGCACGTTCGTCCGGTCGACCGAGCACGCCCACGAGGGTGTCGCGTCGGGGCTGTTGACGCCCAGCGGCGAAGACGATTTCGTGTTCGTCGAGTGCGAGCCGGGCCCCGAGACGGTGCCAGGAGCGACGTGGCGGATCGCGGCGTGGGTGCGCTGCGACGTGTCGCGCGATGTCGTGCTGTCGCTCTACTGGTTCGACGGCGAGGGCGACCTGCTGGACCTGGACGAGAGCGACCCGGTGACGGTGCCGGCGAATACGTGGGTGCAGCTGGTGTTCTCCTGGACGGCTCCTGAGGACACGGTGCAGGTAGCCGGGGATGTGTACCTGCCGGGTGAGGCTCCCCCTTCGCATCGCCTGTTCATCGACGAGGCGGGGATCGGTCCAGAGCCGGTGGACAGGCAGGTCGTCACCGGCCCGCCCGTGCGGGACGTCGAGGTGTTGGCGCGGCTGCGGATCACCCGGCCACCCGGAGGGGAGCCGATCAACGCGTACCTGCACGGCCGGCACCTCGATGAGGCGAACGGGTACATGGCTCGGCTGGCGTTCGCTCCGGACGGCACGGTCGGCGTCGGCCTGGAGATGCTGCACGAGGGCGAGTCGATCGTCCTGGCGGAGCTGGAGACGGCGTACGACTGGCAGTGGGTTGAGGTGCCAGTCGTCGTCGGTGACTGGTACTGGTTCCGGATGCAGGTCCGGGGTCAGGTGGTGCGGGCGGCGGCGTGGAAGGACGAGCCGGGCAGCTACTGGCCGGGATGGACGGTGCAGGAGGTCGAGGTGACGCTGCCAGCGGCGGGCCTGGCCGGCGTCGGGGCGGGTTTGTCGCCAGGGAACGGCAACATCGACGGGCGGGTGGAGGTCGACAGCGTCCAGGTACGGAAGCCGATGCCCGACGTCGACCTGCGGGTGGAGATCCGCCCGACCGGCGATCTGTGGGAGGTGCGTATCGAGCACTTCTCCGACACGAACCCGGAGTTCCTCGGGTCGGGTTGGAACGTCCGCTGGTCGGACGTAGAAGCCTGCTTCGAGGTGTTCGACTACGACGTGTTCTACGAGTGTGTGCCGGCAGAGCAGCTGGGGGTGGTGCGGAACCAGCGGCGCTGGCTGCGGGCGGCGTACGAGCTGGACGCCGGTGACGGCCAGGCCCGGGTGACGTTCTACACGTCGTTGGACGGGGTGACGTGGGGGTCAGGGTTCGCGGTGGATGGCTTCCCGGAGCCGCTGGACCTGGACGCGGGGTTCATCGAGGTGAGCGCTCGCGGAGACATCACGGTGTCGCGGGTGGAGGTGCGCAACGGCGTCGACGGGCCGCTGATCGTCGGCCCGGACTTCGAGGCGCAGCCGAAGGGCACGAAGGTGTTCCTTGATGTGGCCGGCGCGACGTGGGAGGTGGAGGGTGTCGGGATTTGCGGTGCGTGA
- a CDS encoding AAA family ATPase, translated as MPATRKKAKARIALAGPSGAGKTLTGLKLLYTLTGAVTITDGIERIAFVDTERDSADKYAVNPELPGVGGMTPEEAGGYGFSKISPVRYDPRQLIELIDEAALVGFGGLIIDSLSHYWFGPGGVLEMVDLAARNHGGRSMDGWREVRPFERAYIEALMSFPGHVVVCLRSKQRYELVEGTDGKAKVAKLGMQPDQREGIEFEFDVVGDIDAEHYLRVTKSRCDALADRVIHKPGAELGHQLLDWLDYGEPTRDVDWPKALAACTSREDLAVLWQRAQRLGKTQRLRDAFNARGAEIAAARRAAGVPGTQLASAVTEAAGAHAADPDTSESAAAQQARDAGRMAETARAGR; from the coding sequence ATGCCCGCTACCCGAAAGAAGGCGAAGGCGCGCATCGCCCTCGCAGGGCCGAGCGGGGCGGGAAAGACCCTGACTGGCCTCAAGCTGCTGTACACGCTCACTGGTGCGGTCACGATCACCGATGGGATCGAGCGGATCGCGTTCGTCGACACCGAGCGGGACTCGGCCGACAAGTACGCGGTGAACCCGGAGCTGCCCGGTGTCGGCGGCATGACGCCCGAGGAGGCCGGCGGGTACGGCTTCTCGAAGATCAGCCCGGTGCGGTACGACCCGCGCCAGCTGATCGAGCTGATTGACGAGGCGGCCTTGGTCGGGTTTGGCGGGCTGATCATCGACTCGCTGTCGCACTACTGGTTCGGGCCCGGCGGGGTCTTGGAGATGGTCGACCTGGCTGCCCGCAACCACGGCGGCCGGTCGATGGATGGATGGCGGGAAGTGCGCCCGTTCGAGCGGGCGTACATCGAGGCGCTGATGAGTTTCCCCGGGCACGTCGTGGTGTGCCTGCGGTCCAAGCAGCGCTACGAGCTGGTCGAGGGAACGGACGGCAAGGCCAAGGTGGCGAAGCTGGGAATGCAGCCCGACCAGCGCGAGGGCATCGAGTTCGAGTTCGACGTGGTCGGTGACATCGACGCGGAGCACTACCTGCGGGTGACAAAAAGCCGGTGCGACGCTCTCGCCGACCGGGTGATTCACAAGCCGGGCGCGGAGCTGGGCCACCAGCTGCTCGACTGGCTGGACTATGGCGAGCCAACGCGGGACGTCGACTGGCCGAAGGCGCTCGCGGCGTGCACGTCGCGAGAGGACCTGGCGGTGCTGTGGCAGCGGGCGCAACGGCTCGGCAAGACGCAGCGGCTGCGGGACGCCTTCAACGCGCGGGGTGCGGAGATCGCAGCCGCCCGGCGTGCCGCCGGAGTCCCGGGTACGCAGCTCGCCAGCGCGGTGACCGAGGCGGCTGGTGCGCATGCGGCCGACCCGGACACCTCCGAGTCGGCCGCCGCGCAGCAGGCCCGCGACGCCGGCCGGATGGCGGAGACGGCGAGGGCGGGCCGGTGA